The Maridesulfovibrio bastinii DSM 16055 genomic interval GCTGGCCCTTGGCAGAACTTCGGATATGCCGGTAGCAAGACCTTTCTGTATTGCCTACATTGAGCTGGTCAGAGGAGTTCCCCTCATTACAATCCTGTTTATGGCTTCGGTGGTCCTGCCACTTTTTCTTCCCGGAGATGTCAAGCTGGATAAAGTACTGCGGGCCATGGTCGGAATAACCATGTTTTTTTCCGCTTATCTTGCGGAAAATATTCGTGGCGGACTTCAGGGTATTGCCAAAGGACAGTACGAAGCGGCCGATGCTCTGGGCATGAGCTACTGGAAAAAAACAATTGTAGTTATTCTGCCTCAGGCTTTGCGTATCGTTATTCCACCCATGGTCAATAATTTTATTGGAATATTAAAAGATACTTCTCTGGTCGGCATTGTCGGCCTTGTTGATCTTCTTCAGGTTGCTTTTGCGACAACTTCAAATCCGAAATGGTTTGGAAAGCTTGAAGAAGCCTATGTTTTTGTTGCTGTCTGTTACTGGATTCTGTGCTTCGCTCTTTCCAGCTACAGCCGCCATCTTGAAAAGAAAATACCTTCCGCGGACAAATAGCGGACTGAAATATATTAATAGAGGAAATCAGAATGCAAGGTACCCATCCCCATGATGCTCCGCATCTTGCTGACAGCCCTGCGGTAATTAAAATTACCGGATTGAACAAATGGTACGGCCAGTTCCATGTTTTAAAAGATATCGATCTTGAAGTCCGCCGTGGTGAATGTGTCGTGGTCTGCGGACCTTCAGGATCAGGTAAATCAACTTTGATCAGAACTATAAACCGGCTTGAGGAACATCAGGAAGGAATAATTGAAGTTAACGGAACTATCCTGACCAACGATGTTCGCAAAATAGAAATGATTCGCCGTGAAGTCGGTATGGTTTTCCAGCAATTCAATCTGTTTCCCCATCTGTCCATACTGGAAAATGTGATTTCCGGTCCGGTGCATGTCAGGAATATGCCCCGCAAAAAGGCAGAAGAAATAGCCATGACCTATCTGAAGCGTGTCGGGATAGCCGAGCAGGCCGCTAAATTTCCCGGACAGCTTTCCGGAGGTCAGCAGCAGCGGGTTGCAATTGCCAGAGCTCTTGCCATGCAGCCTGAAATTATGCTGTTTGACGAGCCGACATCGGCCCTTGACCCTGAAATGATTAAAGAAGTTCTTGATGTTATGCGTGAGCTTGCACAGCAGGGTATGACCATGATCTGCGTGACTCATGAAATGGGTTTTGCCAGAGAGGTTTCCGATACCATGGTCTTTATGGATAAGGGGCAGGTTGTTGAATACTCCCCGGTAAAAGAATTCTTTACTGCTCCTAAAGAAGAGCGGAGCAGACTTTTTCTGGATCAGATTTTAAACCATTGATTAACCAATATACTGAACTCAACAGGTCCTTACCGACTCTTGTTTGCCGGAGCTATTCTTGTCAGAATTAAAACTTGTAAATAAAAAAACTTTGATCTGGGGACATCGCGGAGCGCGGGCTCTTGCCCCCGAAAACACTCTTCTTGCAATGCGCAGAGGATTTGAAGCAGGGGCCGATGGCTGGGAGATAGATGTCCAGACCACTCGTGACAAAGAACTGATTGTCCTGCACGATCTTAACCTTCTGCGCACTACTAATGCCGGAGTGCATCCTTCATTTGCAGGGCATGGTCTGCCTTTACCGTGGTTGTTCACGCTGAAAGAGCTGAAGAAACTTTTTGCCGGGATTTTTCCCCGGAGGCTTTGCCCTTTGAAGAGTCCTGATAAAACTTGGCTGGAAGTTCCTGAAAGTGTGGCAAATGAAGTCTGTATCCCTACTCTTGATGAAATTTTGAAACTGGCGGACGAACTGGGACTCTGGGTGAATATTGAAATAAAAGATCTGTCCGGTCCGGTTCCGGCCGACCTTAAGGATGATATTGTCGAAAGAGTCCTCTCCTGTGTCGGGAAAAATCTTATGCAGGACAGGGTCATACTATCATCGTTTAATCACTCCTACATGAAAAGGAGTAAGGAAATAGCTCCTGAAATTTTAACTGGTCTTTTGACCGAGCATAAATTCAGTGGTGACCCGGTTATGGAGCTTGCCAAGAATAAAGCTGATGCATGG includes:
- a CDS encoding amino acid ABC transporter permease — translated: MFQEIPDRLPPTADVGLLGWLRNNLLCPWYNAVLTVLTALIVYFLVKPFWLWAVVNASVSLDPEVAKQSSGAAWGFIRDMWPVFMTGIYPAEDRWRPLAALALVIILVCVSLVGKFRATRWLKVLWTASPFVVYGLVHGGAFTGLPLVESHYWGGLMLTVILAVVAMIAAFPIAVLLALGRTSDMPVARPFCIAYIELVRGVPLITILFMASVVLPLFLPGDVKLDKVLRAMVGITMFFSAYLAENIRGGLQGIAKGQYEAADALGMSYWKKTIVVILPQALRIVIPPMVNNFIGILKDTSLVGIVGLVDLLQVAFATTSNPKWFGKLEEAYVFVAVCYWILCFALSSYSRHLEKKIPSADK
- a CDS encoding amino acid ABC transporter ATP-binding protein codes for the protein MQGTHPHDAPHLADSPAVIKITGLNKWYGQFHVLKDIDLEVRRGECVVVCGPSGSGKSTLIRTINRLEEHQEGIIEVNGTILTNDVRKIEMIRREVGMVFQQFNLFPHLSILENVISGPVHVRNMPRKKAEEIAMTYLKRVGIAEQAAKFPGQLSGGQQQRVAIARALAMQPEIMLFDEPTSALDPEMIKEVLDVMRELAQQGMTMICVTHEMGFAREVSDTMVFMDKGQVVEYSPVKEFFTAPKEERSRLFLDQILNH
- a CDS encoding glycerophosphodiester phosphodiesterase, which produces MSELKLVNKKTLIWGHRGARALAPENTLLAMRRGFEAGADGWEIDVQTTRDKELIVLHDLNLLRTTNAGVHPSFAGHGLPLPWLFTLKELKKLFAGIFPRRLCPLKSPDKTWLEVPESVANEVCIPTLDEILKLADELGLWVNIEIKDLSGPVPADLKDDIVERVLSCVGKNLMQDRVILSSFNHSYMKRSKEIAPEILTGLLTEHKFSGDPVMELAKNKADAWHPGFRFLTRDIVRAVRDCGFAINPYTVNEAEDMRRLVKWGVTGLVTDSPAVAAGVISE